Genomic window (Sphingomonas japonica):
CGACGTGCAGCGTGACCGGCGACGCGACGGCCCCAGTATCGATCACCTATGATCCGTTTTCGTCGACCGGCCTTTCGCAAGCGACGATCCCTCTGGTTCTGCGGCGAACACGCGGACTGCTGACCGCGCGAACCACGGAAGTCAGTCTGGTGCTGACGGTGCCGTCCGGATCGCCCGTCCTCGATGTCACCTATCAGGGCTATCGCGTGCTCTATGCCGAAGGTGCCACGGCCGGACGCCCGCGCGCCTTGAATTCAAGCGACGGAGGCGCCGGGGCGGCGGGAGAGATCCGCTACAATTTCGGGGGGCTGTCCGCTTCGGACGTATCGGCGCCGCTCAACCTGCGCGTGACCGTGCCGCCCGGCACCGATCTGTCGGCCGGACAGCCGATCGTGTTCGACATCCTCTATATCTGCTCGGGCGACGGCGGCATGCTCGATGTTCCCACACCGACACGCAACAACGGCGCGGTGCGGATCAACGTCAACACGGTAAGCGCGCTGCAGGCCTATTATGCCGGATCGGCGCTCGACTTCGGCGAACTGAGCGACGTGACGACGGCGACGGTGCTGGGCGCGCCGACGCGCTATACGACCGCCACGTCGAACAGCCTGCGCGTCAAGAGCTCGGGGCCATATGAAGTGCGGGTGCGGTCGCAGAACGACTTCCGGCTTACCTTTCCCGGTGGCAGCCTGACAGACGCGGCGCAGACGATCCGCTACAGCGCGCAGTTCCTGGGACAGGAAATCACGTCCAATACCTCGTTCGGCACGCGCAGCTGCGTCAGGGCAGGCGTCGGCGGCGCGTCGGGAACGCTTCCGATCCGCGCGACATTGAAGGAAGGCGGGTCGAACAAGACGCCCTCGTCCAACTATGGCGACATCGTCACCGTCACCTTTTCGCCGGTGGTGGCCAGTTCCGCGGCGCAGGCGTGCGCAGGTCTGTAGCAGCCGGCGATGCTATATCCTTGGATATAGGCGATCCGCCTGCAAGTTAGCTGCGTTTTTGCTATTCGCTAAATCGAGCGGGACGGCGCTTGCGGGCATATCCAAATCATCAGGCGGCCAACGGGGTCGTCGAAGGAGATTTGAGATGAAGAAGATCGTTTTGTCCGCTCTGTTCGCCGCCACCACCTTCGTCGCCGCTCCGGCGTTCGCACAGGTCAGCGGCACGGTCGACGTCACCGGAACCGTCGCCGCGCGCTGCAGCGCCATCACCCCGATCAGCGGCAGCATCACGCTGGGCGAGCTCGCCGCCGCCAGCGGCAAGGTCGATCCCGCGTTCGCCGGCAACACCGGTGGCCTCAGCCGCAACTTCACCATCCTGTGCAACGGCGCGAACCCGAAACTGTCGGTCAATGCCCGTCCGCTGGTGAACGCTGCCGCAACCGACTCTCCCAGCGGTTACACCAACACCGTCCACTACACCGCCACGCTCACGGCGATGGGCGCAAAGGGCGGCAGCACCAGCGTTGCCGACCAGTCGCTGAGCAGCGGCGCGACCACCGCGCAGGTCGGCGATCGCCTCGCCACGGTTGCGAACAACATCTCGCTGACCGTCGGCAGCGGCGCGACGGCGGAACCGACCGCAGTGCTCGACGCGGGCACCTATGCCGGCAACGTGGAAATCATCATCGCGCCAACCGCTTAACCGGGGGAAGCGACCGGCAGGGCTTCGGGGGGAGCTCTGCCGGTCGCTTTATCGTGTCATGGAGCAGCAAATGCTGACGGACATCGCCGCCGAACTGCGCACCCGGGCCCTGACCTCGCCGGACCAGGACACCGGCGATCTCATGTTCCTCGCCAGCGAATATGAGCGTTTGGCGCTCGAATTAGCAGAGCAAAAACAATCCGATACCGTTGCGATAACGCTTCCTAAATGAACCCATGCGATCCCGGTACACAAGGTCCGGCTGGCCGTATCCCCGCCCGATCCGTATCGCCAAGCCAGCAGGAGTAAGGCGCTTGAAGCTCAATCGCAGATCGCTGGTCGCAGCAATGGGGGCGTTGTTTGCAACCTTCGGCCTGTCCGCCGCGCTCTATGCGATGACCGTGCAGCCCGTCGTCCTCGACCTCACCACGTCCGGCCGCGGCATGAGCCAGGCGATCATTGTGGAGAACACGTTCGACCGCCCGCTGCCCGTCGAATTGCGCATCGAGACGCTGGACCTTACCGCCGACGGTGTGACCCCGACCGGAAAGGACAGCGGCGAGCTGGCGATCTTTCCGCCGCAGGCGTTGATCCAGCCGGGCCAGCGCCAGAGCTTTCGCGTCCAATATGTCGGCGATCCGGCGATCGCACGCAGCAAGCATTTCTTCGTGACCGTCGCCCAGCTTCCCGTCCAGCTCGCCGACGGCACGTCGAACATCCAGCTGCTGTATAATTTTCAGGTTCTCGTCAGCGTCTCGCCCGAAGGCGTCAAGCCATCCTTGTCGATCACCGGCACCGAGATCGCGCGCAACGATACGGGGGCTCCGGTGCCGGCAATCACCGTGGCGAATGCGACGGCGGCACATGGCTATCTCTCGCGCGGGCGTCTGCGCATCGTCCAGTATGACGCCGCCGGCAAGGAACTGTTCCGCAAGCAGCTGGCGGGGCCAGAGCTCCAGCAGACGATCGGCTATGGCCTGATCGGCGGCGGACAGACCCGCCGCGTTCTGCTCCCCCTCGTCCTTCCTCAGTCCGACGGCCGCGTCGAGGCACAGTTCACACCTGACGCCTGAGGACCAGGCGCGGTGCCATGATCCATCTCGCCCTTGCGAGCGCACTGGCGCTGTCGGTCATCACCGTCCTCCCAGTGGCGGCATCGCCGATGCAGGACGAAAGCGCCCAGCAACGCGTCGTCCTCGATGCCTCCGATCCGGCCGCCAACATCAATCCGACCGGCAAAGCGGTGACGCTGACCGCGTCGGTGATGGATGGCGCCGCCTATGTCGGCGACGCGACGATCGTCATCGATCCGCAAGGAAGCGTCAGCTTTTCGGCGGCGCGGTTGCTGGCCTTGCTCCAGACACGGCTGGCGCCGCCGATGCTGATACGGGTGCAGACCATGCTGACGCAGCGCGGCACGCTGAGGCGGGAGGATCTGCGATCGGCCGGCGTCGCACTGCGCTACAATCCGCAGGAGCTGCAGCTGGAACTCGACATCGCCGCCGCCAGCCGTCCCGCACAGGCCGTAGACCTGGACGACGGCGAGGCAGCGACGCCGGGCAATTACGCTGCGCCCGCCGCATTCAGCGCCTATCTCAACGTGCGCGGATCGTTCGACTGGGTCCAGCAGGGCGTCGATGCCGGGCTGGCGGCACCAGTCACCTTTCTCGACGGCGCGGCGCGTGTCGGCGGGGTAGTGTTCGAAAGCGAAGCCAATTGGCAGCCCGGCGGGATCGGCGCCAGTTTCCAGCGCCGCGGATCGCGCTTCGTTTATGACGACCAGGATCGCGTCCTGCGCTGGACCGCGGGCGATCTGCAGACGCTGGCCCGCGGCTTTCAGGCAGCGCCGGAAATCTCCGGCCTTTCGATCTCGCGCTTCTATTCGATCCTGCAGCCGCAGAGCATCATCCGTCCACGCGGCAATCGCAGCTTTCAGCTCGAGCGCCGGTCGACGGTGGAAGTGCGGGTCAACAATCAACTCGTCCGGCGTCTTGAGCTGGACCCGGGACCCTATGACCTGCGCGATTTCCCCTTCACTCAGGGCGCAAACGACGTCCGGCTGACCATCACCGACGACGCCGGCCGCGTGGAAACGGTCAACTTCAACATCTTCCTCGACCAATCCCAACTCGCCGCCGGGTTGAGCGAGTTCGGCCTCTATGCCGGCGTGCTGGCGCCACAGGGCGCGCAGGGCCCGGTGTACAGCGATTCGCCTGCGATCAGCGGCTTCTACCGGCGGGGCATCAATGATCGGCTGACGCTGGGCGCCAATGTCCAGGCGGACAGCATGGGCTGGATGGCGGGCGCGGAAACCGTCGTTGCCAGCGGCATCGGGTCGTTCGGCGGTTTTGCTTCGGCATCGCAGCTTAACGGGGTCGGGTCCGGCTGGGCGTCGATCGTGACGTTCCAGCGCACGATTTCGCGGTCCGGCTCGGGGGCCGACGCGCTTTCCTTCTCGCTGGAAGCGCGAAGCCGGAACTTCGCGGCGCTGGGTACGCGGACGGCGCTCAACCCCTACAGCTATATCGTCGGCGGGAGCTACAACGCGACGATCAGCGATGCGGTCTATGCCGGGTTCGACGCGCGCTATTCGCGAGGCCGCGATGACGAGCCCGACGTCAGCAGCGTGCGCGGGACAGTGGGTTGGCGGATCCGATCGGGCCTCAGCTTTACCGGGGACGTCGGCTATGAACGGGATCGTCGTGGCGGTCGCCTGGCGGCCTTTCTTTCGCTCACCTACAATCTCGACCGCCAATCCACTGTCCGCGCCGACTATGACAGCCGGTTCAACCGCACCCGCCTTGCATATCAGACCTATCGCGGCACCGGGACGGGGGCGTACAACCTGAATGCCGATGTCGAACGGAGCGACGTCGGCGCCGCCCTCACCGCCAATGGCACCTATTTCACCAACCGCGCGGAACTTGGCTTCAGCCATTTCGGCAGCTTCGATCGCGATCTGGGATCGTCGACCGACCAGCGAACCTCGCTGCGCTTCGGCACTGCCCTGGCGGTCGCGGACGGCGCCTTCTCGGTGGGGCGACCGATCCAGGACAGTTTCGCGATCGTGCGGGCGCATCCTTCGCTGCGCGGCAGCGATGTCGTGATCGATCCGGCAGGCGCGTCGTCGCAGGCCAATACCGGAACGCTCGGCAGTGCGCTGCAGCCCAACCTTGGCAGCTACAGCGAGCGAACCATGCTGATCACCGCCCCCGACGCACCGCTCAGCGTCGATCTCGGCGAAGGGTCGTTCCGCTTCTTCCCCCCCTATCGCAGCGGCTACAAGGTCGTCGCGGGGTCGGACTACATGGTCAGTGCCGTCGGACGCCTGCTCGGCGCGGACGGCACGCCGCTGACGCTGATCTCGGGAACGGCCGTCGAAGCGGCGCATCCCGAACGCGAGCCGATCGCGCTGTTCACCAACGCTTCCGGACGCTTCGGCCTCACCGGCCTTGCGCCCGGCCGCTGGACAATCACGATGCTGGATGCCGATCGCAGCACGTACGACCTTGTCATCCAGAGCGCCGAGGGCAGCGTCGCGATGGGCGACCTTCGCCCGCGTTAACCCTGAATCGATGTCGCATCGGGGCTGAGCGCTTCCTATCCCGGGTGCTTGTGATTAAGCTGATGCAATGACGAGAATTCGGCCCGTGGGCCGCCCTTGGCTATTCCGGGCGTTCGTGATCGCAACGATCATTGCCATCCCGGCGTTGCTGCTGGGCGTCAATTACCTGCTTTCCCGCGAATTTGCCGAGACGCGCGCGCTGCGTGCGCGAGTGGACCAGTCCTATTCCACGCGCACGCAGCTGGTTCGGTTGCTGTCGCTGCACCAGGATCTCGAAACCGGTCAGCGTGGGTATGTCCTCACCGGCCAGGACATGTTCCTCGCTCCCTATAACCGCGCTCGCCAGGCGATCCCTGCCGCGTTCGCGGCTCTGGAAGCGGGCCTTGCACCGGCATCGCCGGTACGCCAGCGGCTCGCCGATCTGCGTGCTGCGTCTGCCGACAAGGTCGGTTTCGTCAACCGCGATATCCTGTTGAGCCGGGAAGGACGCACGGACGCGGCGCGAACGCTGATCGCCGCCGGTCAGGGATTGCGGTCGATGGATCGCATCCGCGCGATCATCGCCGACATGGACGAACTGGAGCGGGCCGAACTCACACGCCGTGAGAGCATTTCCGATGCCGGCCGGATTCGCGCCCAGCGCACCGCCTTCGTCCTCCAGGCGGTGCTGGTGCTGCTGCTGGCGCTGGCGGCGCTGGCTGTCGGACGCAGCATGGTCGCGCGGCGCAAGGCGCTCTTGCTGGCGCAGGACCAGCATTCGCGTCAGGCGGCCATTTTCCACAACGCCAAGGATGGCATGCTGACGATCAACCCCAGCGGCGGGATCGAAAGCATCAACCCGTCGGCCGCGAGGCTATATGGGTACGAACCCGAGGAATTGCTGCGCCGCGATGTCGGCGTGCTGTTCGAGGTCGCGCCCGATCGCGGTCAGGTCGAAGGTTTTCTGACGCGGTTGCAGGCCCGGCGCAGCAGCGACCGCGGGCGCGTCCAGGAATTCTGGTCGCGCCGCAAGGACGGCAGCGTGTTCCTGGCGGACGTCGCCGTCAGCCCGGTGCCGCTCGCCGACGGTCTGAAATATATTGCGGTGGTTCGCGACGTGACCGAACGCAAGCAGGTCGAGCAGATGAAGTCCGAATTCGTTTCGACCGTCAGCCACGAACTGCGCACGCCACTCACCTCGATAGCAGGCTCGCTTGGCCTTCTCGCTGGCGGGGCGGCTGGCGATCTGTCCGATCGGGCGCGGCGTCTGGTGACGATCGCGTACGACAACTGCCAGCGCCTGGTACGGCTGATCAACGACATCCTCGATATCGAAAAGATCGAATCGGGCAAGATGGCGTTTGCCGTCCAGCCGGTGCCCTTGCAGCCGTTGATCGAAAGCACCGTTCAGTCCAACGCCAGCTTTGCCGAAAGCCATCAAGTCCGCGTAGAGATCGAACCGCTAGCCGCCGACGCGACGGTGCGCGCCGACCCCGACCGGCTGGTTCAGGTCCTGACCAACCTCCTGTCGAACGCCATCAAATATTCGCCGCAGGGCGAAGCGGTCACGATCAGCGTCGCGCATCTCGATCGTCGCCATCGCCTCTGCGTCGCCGATCGCGGCCCCGGTATCCCGGAAGAGTTTCGCGAGCGGATGTTCGGCAAGTTCGCGCAGGCCGATTCGTCCGATACGCGCCAGAAAGGCGGCACCGGGCTCGGCCTCAGCATCGTGCGGGAAATCGTCGTCCGGCTCGGCGGCGAAGTCGGCTTTGCCGACCGCGACGGCGGCGGCACGGTATTCCATGTCGACCTGCCGTCGGTGGAGCCGATCCGGCATGTCCGCGACACGGCGCAAGAAGTTCCCGCCCGCATGGCTTCGAACGGAGTGTTGCCCGTTATCCTCCATGTCGACGATGATCCGGACATGCTGCGCGTCGTTGCAAGCGCATTCGATGGCGTGGCGGAAGTCCATTCGACGCCCAGCGTCGAGGAGGCCCGCGCTGCGATGCGCCGGTTCCCGTACGATGCCGCGGTCCTGGATATCGGCATGGCCGATGGATCGGGCCTCGACCTGCTGCCGCTGTTGAAGGGGCCGGCCAAGCGCACGCCGGTGATCGTGTTCACGGCGCAAGACGCCCCGCACGACTTGGCGCAGCAGGTCGACGCAGTGTTGATCAAGTCGCGTGCGAGCTTGGAAAATCTGGTCGCGATCACCATCAGGCTTGCCCGCGACGATGGCTCGGAAAGGCTGACATGACCCAAGCCCGGATCCTGTATGTCGATGACGAGGACGACATCCGCGAAGTCGCCGCACTGGCGCTGGAACTCGATCCGGGCCTTGCGGTTCGCACCTGTGAATCCGGGACGGACGCACTGGCTGCGGCCGCCGACTGGCAGCCCGACCTCATCCTGCTCGACGTCATGATGCCGCACATGGACGGGCCAACGACGCTCGCCAGGCTGCGCGACACCCCGGCTACCGCCGGCATCCCGGTGGTGTTCATCACCGCACGCACGCAAGCGAGCGAGGTCGAGCAGTTCAAGGCGCTGGGCGCGCTCGGCGTGTTGGCGAAACCGTTCGATCCGATGACACTGAGCGCGACGATACGCTCCTATCTGCCATGAGCGAATTCGAAGCACGGATGGAAGCTCTGCGATCACGGTTCCGCGACAGAGCAGTCTCGGAGTCGGAACGGCTGACAGCGGCGCTGATCGCCGGCGATCGATCGGAATTGCGGCGCGCCTGCCATAGCCTGACCGGCAATGCCGGGATGTTCGGCTTTCCCGAACTGAGCCGACAGGCAGCGCTGACCGAAAGCGCGATTGAGGACGGCGAGTGCGCGGAACGGATAGAGGAGCTTACCCGGGCGGTGGTGACCGCGCTGGACGCCATGCAGACACGGTAGACGCAACGGCGCTCGATGCGCTCCCACCGATTCAATCGTCGCAGCGATTGGCCGCGCTTGTAGGGGGGCCGGAAGCGGCCGTTAGGCGCGGTCCACTGCCGAAACCCGGTCGCCAGGCCCAAACCAGCGACCTTATCCAGCAATCTTGGCACTTTCTGGCGGAGACGGAGGGATTCGAACCCTCGGTACGGAATTCTCCATACGGCGGTTTAGCAAACCGCTGGTTTCAGCCACTCACCCACGTCTCCGGACACGCGCTCGGCAGCCGCGGGCTATAGCGGGGGTCGGACAGCCGATCAACCAAGGAATCACACGGCATCCGGCGCGAATTGGACTCGCGTCGTCGCGGCGTTCATTGCGCAGAAATGCGCGGCCCGGCATAGTTAGCCGGGGTTTGCGTATTCGGGGGTTCACGATGACGGGTTTGATGATGGCAAAGCGGCTGCGCGCGGCGGTGACGGCGGCGGGCATGCTGCTGTGCCTGGGCGCGCTGCCCGCGACCGCGCAGGTCCGCACGATCGATCCCAATCAGGCGATCGACGGCGACCTTTCGCAACCCGCACCACCACCTGCCGCATCGCAGCCGATCCCCGCCGATCCGCAGGCGCTGGACGAGCCGCCGCCGAGCGCATCGTGGCAGGACGTCGATCCCAACCTGCAGACGCAGAGCGAGGCACTGCCGCCTGCGCCGGCCCCGGCCACCCCCTATGCATCGCCCGCCCCGTCGACCGCCACCGCCGCTGCCGACACCTATCAGCGCGAGGACCTGTTCGCCGCTGCCGAGGGCGTGTTCGGAAAGGGTGCCGAAGGGTTGGCTGGCATTCTCGAAAACATCCTCGGCGACCAGGGTGAGCCCAATGCCTATATCGCCGGGCGAGAGGCGTCGGGCGCGTTCTTCGTGGGGCTGCGCTATGGCTCGGGGATCCTGTCGCATCGCATCGAGGGCCAACGACCGGTCTATTGGACCGGGCCGTCGGTCGGCTTCGACGTTGGCGGCGACGCCAACAAGGTGTTCGTGCTGGTCTACAACCTCTATGATTCGCAGGAACTCTACAAACGCTTCCCCGCGGGTGAGGGGCGCGCCTATTTCGTGGGCGGATTTGCCGCGAGCTATCTGCGCCGCGGCGACACCGTGCTGATCCCGATACGGCTGGGCGTCGGATACCGGCTCGGCGCCAATATCGGCTATATGAACTTCACCGAAAAGAGCCGTTGGCTGCCGTTTTGACCTAAGTCCAGGGCTCGATCGAACGGCCTCATATCCCGTCCGCCAGGCTTAGCAGGCTGGCATTGCCGCCCGCGCTGGTGGTGTCGATCGACACCGCGCGCTCGGCGCAGAAGCGGGGCAGGTAATGCGGTCCGCCCGCTTTCGGCCCGGTGCCTGATAGCCCCTCGCCGCCGAACGGCTGCGACCCCACCACCGCGCCGATCATCGAGCGATTGACGTAGAGATTGCCCACCCTTGCGCGGGTTTCGGCGATCTCCGCCGATCGTGCGATCCGGCTGTGCAGCCCCATCGTCAGCCCGAACCGCTTGGCGTTGACCCGCTCGATCGTCGCCTCGAGCGTTCCCGCCTGCCACCGGGCGACGTGCAGGATCGGCCCGAACCACTCGCGATTGAGATCATCGACCGAATCGATGCCGACCAGCGTCGGCGGGACGAACAGCCCCTCGTCCGGCACCGGCACCGTCTTGAGCCAGCTGCCCTGCACGCTCGCGCGGTACGCCATCAGCCGTTCGTACGCGTCGCGGTCGATCACCGGGGGCACGTCGGTCGCGGGGTCGCCCGGATCGCCGACGACCAGCAATTCCATCGCCCCGCGCAGCATCTCGAGGATGGTGTCGGCGACTTCCTCCTGCAGCAGCAGCAGCCGGAGCGCCGAACAGCGCTGGCCTGCCGAGCGGAATGCCGAGGTCAGCACGTCGAACACCACCTGTTCGGGCAGCGCCGTCGAATCGACGATCATCGCATTGACCCCGCCGGTCTCGGCGATGAGCGGAATGATCGCGCGATCCTCGTCGACCAGCAGCGAGTGCGCGATGCGCTTGGCGGTCGCGGTCGATCCGGTGAAGGCGACCCCGGCGATACGCACGTCGGCGATCAGCTCGGCGCCGACATCCGCGCCGCCGGTGACGAGGATGAACGCATCGCGGGGGACGCCCGCCTCGTGCGCCAGTTCGACCGCGCGCCGCGCGATCATCGGCGTCTGCGGCGCCGGCTTGGCAACCACCGTGTTGCCGGTGACGAGCGCGGCGATGTTCTGGCCGGTGAAGATCGCCAGTGGGAAGTTCCATGGAGCGACCGTCGCCCAGGTGCCGCGCCCTTCCAGCCGCAATTCATTGCGTTCGCCGGTTGGCCCCGGCAGCGTCATGGGCGCGAGCAAACCGCGCGCCTGATGCGCGTAGTAGCGGCAGAAATCGGCCGCCTCGCGAATTTCGCCGATCGCATCGGGAATGGTCTTGAACGCCTCCTTGACGCACAGCGCCATCAACTCGGTGCGATGCTCCTCGAGCAGGTCGGCATAGCGCTCGACAATCGCGGCGCGTTCCTCGACCGGGCGGCGGTCCCATGCGGCATAGGCCGCCTGCGCGCGCGTAACCGCTTCGTGGACCGCAAGGTCGGGAGTGGTGGTCGCAGCGAGTTTGCGCTTCGCCTTGCCCGAGGCGCGACGGGGGTCGGCATGAACCGCGTCGGTGCCGTCATTGGCGATCGGGGTCGCGGCGATCGCGGCCGCGGTCTCGGCGAGGATCGCGCGGTCATTGAGGTCGATGCCGGCCGAGTTGCGCCACTGGCCGAACAGATCGACCGGCAGCGGGATCGACGGATGCCGCGTCCCGCCGACGCTGGCGATCTTGTCGACCGGGTCGGCGAGGAGGTCGGCGTCGGAAAGATGCTCGTCGGCAAGCTGGTGGACGAAACTCGAATTCGCACCATTTTCGAGCAGGCGGCGGACGAGATATGCCAGCAGGTCGCGGTGTCCGCCGACCGGGGCGTAGATGCGGCAATGATATCCGTTCTCGCGCACCAGCCGCTCGTACAGCCCCTCGCCCATGCCGTGCAGCCGCTGGAATTCGAGATCACGGGCATTGCCTGCCCATTCGATGATCGTCGCGACGGTCAGCGCGTTATGGCTGGCGAATGCCGGGCGGATGCGGGTCGCATCGAGCATGTCGCGTGCGCAGGCCAGATAGGACACGTCGGTCGCGGCCTTGCGCGTGAACAGCGGGTAATCGGACAATCCCTCGACCTGGGTACGCTTGATCTCGCTGTCCCAATAGGCGCCCTTGACCAGTCGCACGTTCATGACGCGGCCAAGATCGTCGGCCCAGGCCACGACCGCACGCGCGCGCTTGCCATAGGCCTGGACCGCCATGCCATAGCCATCCCAGCCCTTGAGCTCGGGCCGCCGCGCGACGGCGCCGATGATGTCGAGGCTCATGTCGAGCCGCTCGCTCTCTTCGGCATCGACGGTCAGCGCGATGCCCTGCCCCGCCGCCTCGGACGCCAGTTGCGCGAGCATGTCGGTCAGTTCGGGAACGCATCTGTCCCAGTGCGCGACCTCGTAGCGCGGATGCAGCGCCGACAGCTTGACGCTGATCGAATGCCCAGCGCCCGGATCGCGCCCGACCGCACGGATCGCATTCCAGTACGCCTCGAAATAGCGCTCGGCATCGGCCTTGGTCCGTGCCGCTTCGCCGAGCATGTCGAAGCTGGCCGTGAAGCCGCGATTCTCGGGCTTCTTCATCCGCTCCTGCGCCTCGGCGATGGTGCGCCCCATCACGAACACTTCGCCCATCATCTTCATCGCCGCGCCGACCGCCTGGCGCACGAACGGCTCGCCCGCCCGGCTGACCAGACGCTTGAGCGCGCCGCCCGGCCCTTCGCCAACGAGCGCGCGGCCGACCACCAGTCCCCAGGTTGCCGAATTGACCAGCGCCGAGTTCGATTTGCCGGCATGCGAGCGCCAGTTGGCGTCGCCCAGCTTGTCGGCGATCAGCAGATCGGC
Coding sequences:
- a CDS encoding ATP-binding protein, whose translation is MIATIIAIPALLLGVNYLLSREFAETRALRARVDQSYSTRTQLVRLLSLHQDLETGQRGYVLTGQDMFLAPYNRARQAIPAAFAALEAGLAPASPVRQRLADLRAASADKVGFVNRDILLSREGRTDAARTLIAAGQGLRSMDRIRAIIADMDELERAELTRRESISDAGRIRAQRTAFVLQAVLVLLLALAALAVGRSMVARRKALLLAQDQHSRQAAIFHNAKDGMLTINPSGGIESINPSAARLYGYEPEELLRRDVGVLFEVAPDRGQVEGFLTRLQARRSSDRGRVQEFWSRRKDGSVFLADVAVSPVPLADGLKYIAVVRDVTERKQVEQMKSEFVSTVSHELRTPLTSIAGSLGLLAGGAAGDLSDRARRLVTIAYDNCQRLVRLINDILDIEKIESGKMAFAVQPVPLQPLIESTVQSNASFAESHQVRVEIEPLAADATVRADPDRLVQVLTNLLSNAIKYSPQGEAVTISVAHLDRRHRLCVADRGPGIPEEFRERMFGKFAQADSSDTRQKGGTGLGLSIVREIVVRLGGEVGFADRDGGGTVFHVDLPSVEPIRHVRDTAQEVPARMASNGVLPVILHVDDDPDMLRVVASAFDGVAEVHSTPSVEEARAAMRRFPYDAAVLDIGMADGSGLDLLPLLKGPAKRTPVIVFTAQDAPHDLAQQVDAVLIKSRASLENLVAITIRLARDDGSERLT
- the putA gene encoding bifunctional proline dehydrogenase/L-glutamate gamma-semialdehyde dehydrogenase PutA, translated to MTKLHRMSEPDVLKPLLERAALTGDSRERVLDHAAGLIADLRAAQTKGWVNQFLQEYRLNSSEGVALLSLAEAFLRVPDPETADLLIADKLGDANWRSHAGKSNSALVNSATWGLVVGRALVGEGPGGALKRLVSRAGEPFVRQAVGAAMKMMGEVFVMGRTIAEAQERMKKPENRGFTASFDMLGEAARTKADAERYFEAYWNAIRAVGRDPGAGHSISVKLSALHPRYEVAHWDRCVPELTDMLAQLASEAAGQGIALTVDAEESERLDMSLDIIGAVARRPELKGWDGYGMAVQAYGKRARAVVAWADDLGRVMNVRLVKGAYWDSEIKRTQVEGLSDYPLFTRKAATDVSYLACARDMLDATRIRPAFASHNALTVATIIEWAGNARDLEFQRLHGMGEGLYERLVRENGYHCRIYAPVGGHRDLLAYLVRRLLENGANSSFVHQLADEHLSDADLLADPVDKIASVGGTRHPSIPLPVDLFGQWRNSAGIDLNDRAILAETAAAIAATPIANDGTDAVHADPRRASGKAKRKLAATTTPDLAVHEAVTRAQAAYAAWDRRPVEERAAIVERYADLLEEHRTELMALCVKEAFKTIPDAIGEIREAADFCRYYAHQARGLLAPMTLPGPTGERNELRLEGRGTWATVAPWNFPLAIFTGQNIAALVTGNTVVAKPAPQTPMIARRAVELAHEAGVPRDAFILVTGGADVGAELIADVRIAGVAFTGSTATAKRIAHSLLVDEDRAIIPLIAETGGVNAMIVDSTALPEQVVFDVLTSAFRSAGQRCSALRLLLLQEEVADTILEMLRGAMELLVVGDPGDPATDVPPVIDRDAYERLMAYRASVQGSWLKTVPVPDEGLFVPPTLVGIDSVDDLNREWFGPILHVARWQAGTLEATIERVNAKRFGLTMGLHSRIARSAEIAETRARVGNLYVNRSMIGAVVGSQPFGGEGLSGTGPKAGGPHYLPRFCAERAVSIDTTSAGGNASLLSLADGI
- a CDS encoding Hpt domain-containing protein, whose product is MSEFEARMEALRSRFRDRAVSESERLTAALIAGDRSELRRACHSLTGNAGMFGFPELSRQAALTESAIEDGECAERIEELTRAVVTALDAMQTR
- a CDS encoding response regulator, giving the protein MTQARILYVDDEDDIREVAALALELDPGLAVRTCESGTDALAAAADWQPDLILLDVMMPHMDGPTTLARLRDTPATAGIPVVFITARTQASEVEQFKALGALGVLAKPFDPMTLSATIRSYLP
- a CDS encoding DUF1134 domain-containing protein, with product MTGLMMAKRLRAAVTAAGMLLCLGALPATAQVRTIDPNQAIDGDLSQPAPPPAASQPIPADPQALDEPPPSASWQDVDPNLQTQSEALPPAPAPATPYASPAPSTATAAADTYQREDLFAAAEGVFGKGAEGLAGILENILGDQGEPNAYIAGREASGAFFVGLRYGSGILSHRIEGQRPVYWTGPSVGFDVGGDANKVFVLVYNLYDSQELYKRFPAGEGRAYFVGGFAASYLRRGDTVLIPIRLGVGYRLGANIGYMNFTEKSRWLPF
- a CDS encoding fimbrial biogenesis outer membrane usher protein; translated protein: MIHLALASALALSVITVLPVAASPMQDESAQQRVVLDASDPAANINPTGKAVTLTASVMDGAAYVGDATIVIDPQGSVSFSAARLLALLQTRLAPPMLIRVQTMLTQRGTLRREDLRSAGVALRYNPQELQLELDIAAASRPAQAVDLDDGEAATPGNYAAPAAFSAYLNVRGSFDWVQQGVDAGLAAPVTFLDGAARVGGVVFESEANWQPGGIGASFQRRGSRFVYDDQDRVLRWTAGDLQTLARGFQAAPEISGLSISRFYSILQPQSIIRPRGNRSFQLERRSTVEVRVNNQLVRRLELDPGPYDLRDFPFTQGANDVRLTITDDAGRVETVNFNIFLDQSQLAAGLSEFGLYAGVLAPQGAQGPVYSDSPAISGFYRRGINDRLTLGANVQADSMGWMAGAETVVASGIGSFGGFASASQLNGVGSGWASIVTFQRTISRSGSGADALSFSLEARSRNFAALGTRTALNPYSYIVGGSYNATISDAVYAGFDARYSRGRDDEPDVSSVRGTVGWRIRSGLSFTGDVGYERDRRGGRLAAFLSLTYNLDRQSTVRADYDSRFNRTRLAYQTYRGTGTGAYNLNADVERSDVGAALTANGTYFTNRAELGFSHFGSFDRDLGSSTDQRTSLRFGTALAVADGAFSVGRPIQDSFAIVRAHPSLRGSDVVIDPAGASSQANTGTLGSALQPNLGSYSERTMLITAPDAPLSVDLGEGSFRFFPPYRSGYKVVAGSDYMVSAVGRLLGADGTPLTLISGTAVEAAHPEREPIALFTNASGRFGLTGLAPGRWTITMLDADRSTYDLVIQSAEGSVAMGDLRPR
- a CDS encoding fimbria/pilus periplasmic chaperone, which produces MKLNRRSLVAAMGALFATFGLSAALYAMTVQPVVLDLTTSGRGMSQAIIVENTFDRPLPVELRIETLDLTADGVTPTGKDSGELAIFPPQALIQPGQRQSFRVQYVGDPAIARSKHFFVTVAQLPVQLADGTSNIQLLYNFQVLVSVSPEGVKPSLSITGTEIARNDTGAPVPAITVANATAAHGYLSRGRLRIVQYDAAGKELFRKQLAGPELQQTIGYGLIGGGQTRRVLLPLVLPQSDGRVEAQFTPDA